The segment TAATCCATCATTTTTTCAATAGCACTATTTGTTATTTCGGTAACCAATACCAAACCGATAACCAGGATTAGAATACCCCATTCTACATTTGTTAATGGAAAGAAAAACCCTGATATTACAACCAGTAGCGCAGCAGCAAGATGAATTCGAAAATTCCGTTCTGTCCTGGCGACTTCACGTATCCCGTTCCAGGCGAAGGCAAATCCGATCGGGGTTTTTTTATCGCTCAATGCCAAACTTCCTCAATATATCTTCCTGTTTTTGAAACATAAGCGTTTCCTCTTGCTT is part of the Virgibacillus sp. NKC19-16 genome and harbors:
- a CDS encoding diacylglycerol kinase family protein, which encodes MSDKKTPIGFAFAWNGIREVARTERNFRIHLAAALLVVISGFFFPLTNVEWGILILVIGLVLVTEITNSAIEKMMDYVKPDMHPAAQVIKDVAAGAVLMSAIIAVIIGLLIFLPKLDMLF